The following nucleotide sequence is from Psilocybe cubensis strain MGC-MH-2018 chromosome 13, whole genome shotgun sequence.
ATGGTCGCAGAACTTGACTCGTCGATGAACAAGTGGAAAGATTCGCTCCCTGAATATCGTAATCTTTCGAAATCTATTCAAGTTACAGGCAGTCTCTGACCGATTTCGCAGTGCAATGGGATCCTGCaagagaagatgaaattCTCTTCCATCAGTCGGCAACCCTTCACGCCACCTTTTGCTACATCCAAATACATATACATCGTCCATTTTTGACCCGAAAGTCGACATCATCATTCGTCTCCCTCGCTATGTGCTCCACAGCGGCTAAGACGTGCGCTCGCATCCAGGAATCTGCGATGAAAAGAAATCTGATTGTGCTTCCATGCACACTTGTACGCCATTTTTTATTTGTGAAACGATTATGCAATCTAAATGTTACCGTTGGTCGATAGTCTACTACGTTCACGTCAGCGATAATTATCGTACTGTGCTTATGGGGAAGTCAAGACTCTGGATATATAGGTGATTACACCAAAGAGATGGAGCATCTGCAAAGATGTCTGAAAATTCTCCGAGCTATAGAGCAAAGGTATGTAACTTTTTTAGTCTCCCACAAAGTTACCTGCATGAACTCCTGATGTATTTAGGTGGCACAGTGCTGGAGCACTAGGGTAAGGTTTTTGCAATCTACCTTTGCATGTTTGAACCCTTATTTGATACACACCAGGGACATGCTCAGCGAAGCTGGATCGATGCATTGTCACCCTTCaatcaaagaaaagataaaCCTTTCATCTCTCAGCAACGATGACCGTGATCAAACGGCATTATCTTCTACCCACTCTGCTCACTCCAATTCTTCCACCATAGCGGCGAACAGATGGGAAAATCAACTTTATTCTGACACTGCCTTGGGTGCAGGCTTGGAAGCATGGAACTATCCAGAAGCTACTTCACAAGTTACGTCTGTGTCTGGCGAGAGTACATTGGAATCACTCACTAGAGATAGCACATTAACGTATTGGTCCGACGTCCCAACGGCATATAACTAGTGAGCATTTTATTTCACTCTACGTTATTCCAGCCATTGAGTTACCTGTACCTCTGACAGTATGGACCAATGGGATGCGTACTTCAATAATATGAATGGACAGCAGTGATAAATAAGTGATAGAATTAGTTTCTAGTTTAGGGTGAAATATTAAAGAACGTTGAGTACTTGAGTTCTGAGTGCTGACTCAGTCAAGTCCAATATTAGTCAAATACTCAGGGATCGTATAAGGCGACGAACCTGTCTAATCGTGTGCGATTTGTAGCAGTCGGCTTCGTTTTGATTGAGGTATTTATAAATCTGGTGATGCGCAGGAGCGTGCACTGAACTCACAACTGCTGTCCCAGGTTTTCCAGCCTTAGCTGCTAGTTGAAGCCTTCAtacctggcagttgccaggtgtatgggaagtatctacgctggcaactgccaggtgcCACAATTGAAGTCTTCAGCTGGGCAATGGTCAATACGGCCAAACAAACCCCAAACACAGTGAGCGGGTCCCCGCCGGGCGCGAAAAATGGCGTAGCTCGTTGTTCGGGCGGCCGTTTGGGGCGGGAAAAATGCGTCGGGGTCGGTTCGATGAGCAGACCACGTCGGCATTGTTTGCGCGACGTTATGGACAgcgggcggggtggatggggcgGGGCGACGTTGGATGACGCCCGCATTATTTCTGGGTGATTTCCCGATTCGGGTTGCAGATCATTGATGTGTTGATATGATCAAAttgatcatcaccatcaatccCATCACGCCGCGGCCATCGATTCAGCCAGCGCATGCACCGTGCGCGTGGGTGCGCTGAAAGCGCGCACTGCTCGATGTCCCGGCAGTCTTCCAGCGCGGATAAAGCATCGAAGTAACCTGTACAGGTATGCGACAGAGGTATATGGTAATATAGACCCATAACTACGGAGTTCAGCCAGTCTCCCGTGGGTAATTGCCTTGGATAGGCTTGGGGAAGCAGAGGCATATGATACCTTGACTAGCAGAAGCGCTGAGTAGACAACTTATTTATCTCAACCTATAGTCTACTAATGTCACTTAAAGCCTGGATCTTGTGTATGTAGTCATGTATACCAAAATTATTGTAAGAAATCTGATGTAAAATGcatttgctgctgcttcgCAAGTATCAATGATGCAAAAACAAAGGGTCACTGATTACTTTCCCATTCCGATGAACTCCAGGTCAAATAAAAGGGTATATAAGTAACGAAACAAATATACTGGTCATTCATATTAGAAGTACAAAGATTAAAACAGTGTTATATTTGCTGTTTCACTCAATATCAACACGTACACGGTCTCGGAATCTAGTTTGGTGATCTCggattcaatttttttgatgtattTCTGAAATTCTGGACGCAGTTCTGAAGATTACGTTAAGAAAAAGGTACCAACATGTAGCTGGTTTAAAACTAAATCAAAATGCATACACTTTATAGTGTGTGTTCTATTTTGCCACATGGTGATCTTGGTGGACGAATTTATGGTTTTAGTGGTTTATGAGGTTGGCCTTCCGAGCTTGAAGCACACCTTTTGAGgcatccatttttttttcaccgTATATTTGGATATAGAATGATTTTACATTATTTTAACAATAATTCTTTTTGCAACTTCAACATGAAGATGTATCCCAATTGAATATTTACTTTTGGAATTGACGTAGAAAAAGCGTCCGGAAAGgtggctatttttagatattGACATAAAAAAGTGTTCTCGAGATGCTTTACAGTTGTGCATAAGAATATACATATATAGCAATATCTGTTTAACTTTCTTAACAACATACAAAGAAATATAGCATCCACAGGAAGGGCACGACAAGTGCCAGTCAATatagcagcagcaacattCATCAAAATCCATCACATGAACTGTATTTGACAAGTATTAAGAAATTACTCAGGTATTGATCATCTTATTGCTATGTTTTCTAATCCATAGCCACTCAAAATATGTGCGGTGTCCATCAACTATCTAGAAACATGTAAAGATACCAGTGCTGTGTTGCATAATGCATTGTGATCCTTTAGATATCTCATTGGTTTGATTTGGTGAGCATACGGCGTCGCAGGACGTCACTCTATTAGTAATATTATGTCTCATAACAACACCTCTGCGCGAAAGACTTACAGGACAACGAGCAGTGCGCGTTTTcaacgcgcgcgcgcgcacggtGCATGCGCTGGCTGAATCGATGGCCGCGGCGTGATGggattgatggtgatgatcaaTTTGATCACATCAACACATCAATGATCTGCAACCCGAATCGGGAAATCACCCAGAAATAATGCGGGCGTCATCCAACGTCGCCCcgccccatccaccccgcccgcTGTCCATAACGTCGCGCAAACAATGCCGACGTGGTCTGCTCATCGAACCGACCCCGACGCATTTTTTCCCGCCCCAAACGGCCGCCCGAACAACGAGCTACGCCATTTTTCGCGCCCGGCGGGGACCCGCTCACTGTGTTTGGGGTTTGTTTGGCCGTATTGACCATTGCCCAGCTGAAGACTTCAATTGTGgcacctggcagttgccagcgtagatacttcccatacacctggcaactgccagggtACAAAGGCTTCAGGGCGCTACTACAGGTGGGTTTTCCTGTCCAGTGAATGCCACATTCGCTTAGTCCAATTATGGTTCATCATGCGGGAAATATTTAGACCCCGTATATTCCTGAGAAATGTCAATTCAACGATCACATGGGAAGGAATTGAAGTTCTGATAAGGCGAGTCCTTTCTATCGTGCTTTCTCAACCCCCCCGAACACACTTACATACCGTCTACCACACTCGAGCCAATGGCTTCAAAGCACTGGAAGCAACTGATTGCCGAAAAACGGGAACGACAGGCTGCCACGATTCCTAAAGAATGGATTTTAACTAATCTTCCACCCAAAGAGGCACTCAACGTTATTGACTTTCCCGAGAAGAGTGGCCTATTGACAGATAAGGAGCTGGAGATAACTTCGGCGCATGTAGAGGTCCTTTTAGAGAAAATATCAACTGGCATATGGTCTTCTGTAGAGGTCACTACTGCCTTTTCCAAACGAGCGATTATCGCTCATCAACTCGTACGTTTGTGTGTCCCGCTTGGAGTTGTTGTCGATAAACTGACTGTCTATGTAAGGTTAATTGTCTGACCGAGATATTTATTGAAAGGGCTTTGGAAAAAGCAGCAAAGTTAGACGAATACCTCAAGAGTACCGGAAAGGTTGTCGGTCCTTTACACGGTAAGTGGTACATTGATTGTGATTGTAATATCTTTCTGATGGTTGTGGTATCGCAGGGCTTCCGATATCGTTGAAAGATCAAGTCAGTATCAAGGGTATAGAGTCTACTTTAGGTGCGTTATTATGCCTACGTCGCTGCCTGATTACGGGTCCTGATGGGGATTATTAATTTAAGGCTATGTTTCTTGGATCAACCACTATGCAGAGAAGAACTCTGTTTTAGCTGATATTCTTGAAGCATGTGGAGCTGTTCTATATGTGAAGACTAACATACCCCAGACTCTGATGGTAATTGGCTATTTTATTGTCCCTCATTTTCCATCTCTTAAAACGTTATATCTCAGTGGCCAGAAACCTTCAATTACGTCTTTGGTCGTACACTAAACCCTTTCAATCGCTCTTTGACCTCGGGAGGGTCATCTGGCGGTGAAGGCGCTCTCATTGGTGCGCTAACTCCGATATGTACCCCTGGAGAAACTCTTATGTATTTTTACAGCTCTCAAAGGAAGCCCTTTAGGCAAATTTTGTGACATTTCTTTGATGTATCTTCTCTGATGCTCCTTCAAACATAGGCGTAGGATCCGACATTGGAGGGCAAGTTGTTCATTGCATCAATTCCTTATTTCTGACATTTCAAAAACTAGTTCTATTCGCATACCCTCCGCTTTCAATGGACTATACGGCCTTCGACCTTCTTATGCACGTGTACCGTACGCTGGGTGTGTAAATTCCATGGAGGGTCAAGACTCCGTACCGTCAGTTCTGGGTCCTATGTCTACCAGCTTAGAGGGTGTAAAGAGTTTTATGAAAGCTGTGGTAGGGCAAACACCTTGGCTTAAGGACCCTTTGGCAGTCAGAAAGCCATGGAGTGAGGAAGAATACCAGCTTAGTGATCACGGAGGCGACAAAAAGGCTCTGGTTTTTGCAATCTTATGGCACGATGAACTCGTTCTTCCCCATCCGCCTGTGACCAGAGCTTTGGAACACACCAAGACTGCGTTGATTGATGCAGGACATAAAGGTCATTAAACGTTCCCTGTACATGATGATTCTGGTGACTCACTTCTTGGTCTAGTTCTCGATTGGAAACCACTCAAACATTCTGATATATATAGAACGATTGTAAACGCCTTGTTTGATTTCATTTAAGCGTATGATCTCAGTATTAAAGTAGGGCGGGATCTGGTCTTCCGGCGCAGCTGAAGATTATCGTGTGGCTACCCAACCTACCGGAGAGCCTGTTGTGGCAAGCATGAAACCAGGCGTCGAAGATCCCGACCATACTGATCCGGAGATTCCTCCCTTCCGGCCGTTGGCTGATGGTATATCTGCATTCCAACTTTGGCAAATACAAAAGGAACGCAGGGATTTACGACAGGAGTATATGGATCACTGGAATGCGACGGTTAGATCTACGGGTAGCGGAAGACCCATTGATGCAATTATTTCCCCATGTGCGGCGTATGCAGCTCCTCCCCATGGCATGAACAAGTAGGTTGATTTTTGTGTGTCATTCGGCGAATCCTTAACTTTCCGTCATATAGatctgcaaactatactaTGGTCTGGAATGCGCTTGATTACACTGCTCTCGTTATTCCTACTGGTCTTTCCGTTGACCCAGTCTTGGATGCAAAGAAACCGCCGCACGAGTTCTTCGGCGACCTTGACAAGGCCAACTATGAAttttgtgagattgaacgttTGTTAGGCTATGCCATCTAATTCTGATCTCGTTTGCTCTTAGACGATCCGGCTACCTTCAAGGACGCTCCGCTCTGTATACAGGTAGTCGGGAGAACActtgaagaggaaggagtGATTGCAATGGGCGAAGTCGTTGATGCTGCGTTGAAAGTAAAGTTTATGAACTCAAAGCTATGAGGGAAGGACGTCAACATACACCCTGTGTGAAGATAGTATAAGTGCTAACGTCTGCTGAAATCGACTGCGTATTTATGTAACGTAAGATCAAATCCCGTTTACCAAATCGTTTAGATATACTCATTGTGAGTATCATTATTTTGAAACACTCCAAAACCTGAAGACGGATCCATCTGCGACAGTAGGAGCTTGTAGAAATCCCAGTCATCTATGCGCAGATTCGGGTCGGCGACGAACATTGACGAGATATCGTCCCCAGCAGCAAAAGAAGGCATCACATCAGAGCTCTGCCTTTCCATTCCTTCCAAAGATCTACTCATTGTGGATTGATGATGTTTCAAAGCACCGGCATCCTTTAATACATCTCTGAGGCGCAAAGGTGAG
It contains:
- a CDS encoding Acetamidase, which gives rise to MASKHWKQLIAEKRERQAATIPKEWILTNLPPKEALNVIDFPEKSGLLTDKELEITSAHVEVLLEKISTGIWSSVEVTTAFSKRAIIAHQLVNCLTEIFIERALEKAAKLDEYLKSTGKVVGPLHGLPISLKDQVSIKGIESTLGYVSWINHYAEKNSVLADILEACGAVLYVKTNIPQTLMWPETFNYVFGRTLNPFNRSLTSGGSSGGEGALIALKGSPLGKFCDISLISIRIPSAFNGLYGLRPSYARVPYAGCVNSMEGQDSVPSVLGPMSTSLEGVKSFMKAVVGQTPWLKDPLAVRKPWSEEEYQLSDHGGDKKALVFAILWHDELVLPHPPVTRALEHTKTALIDAGHKVLDWKPLKHSDIYRTIGGIWSSGAAEDYRVATQPTGEPVVASMKPGVEDPDHTDPEIPPFRPLADGISAFQLWQIQKERRDLRQEYMDHWNATVRSTGSGRPIDAIISPCAAYAAPPHGMNKSANYTMVWNALDYTALVIPTGLSVDPVLDAKKPPHEFFGDLDKANYEFYDPATFKDAPLCIQVVGRTLEEEGVIAMGEVVDAALKVKFMNSKL